In Pseudomonas sp. PDNC002, the DNA window AAGGCTATGTCGCTCCGCCGCGCCACGGTGAGCACACGCTTGGCGCCAGTTTCGAATTCAAGCGTGACGACACCGAACCCTCGCTGGAAGAACACCTGGGCAACCTCGACCTGCTGGCCGAGATATCCACAGACCTGACCGCGCGGATGCACATCGCCCAGCTCGACCCGGCTACGCTGCAAGGCCGCGCCGCGTTCCGCTGCACCACGCCGGACTACCTGCCGCTGGTGGGCCCGCTGGCGGACCGTGAAGCCTTCGCCAATGCCTACGCTGTACTGGGCAAGGACGCGCGCCAGATACCGGACACGCCCTGCCCCTGGCTGGACGGCCTGTACCTGAACAGCGCCCACGGCTCCCGTGGACTGGTGACCGCACCGCTGGCCGGGGAACTGCTGGCGGCCTGGATCGACGGCGAACCCCTGCCGCTGCCGCGCGCCGTGGCAGAAGCCTGCCACCCGAACCGTTTCTTCCTGCGCGACATCGTGCGCGGCCAGAAGAATTCCTGACCACCGCTCGGCCCATCGATGGGCCGGGCCAGCTTCCAGAGCGGACCACCGACATGGATGCACTGCTGATTGAATCTTCCGCCATCGGCCTGATCCTCGGCCTGCTGCTGGGCCTGACCGGCGCCGGCGGCTCGCTGGTGGCGTTGCCCTTGCTGCTCAGCCTGCACCTGCCGCTGCACGACGCCATCGGCGTCAGCCTCGGTGCCGTCGCGCTGTCGGCGGCCATTGGCGCGGTGCCGCGCGCGCGCCAGGGCCAGGTGGCGTGGAAGCCGCTGTTCTGGCTAGTGATCACCGGCTGGCCGGGCAATGCCATCGGCCAGTGGCTGGGCAAGTTCGTGCCCGATGCCTGGCTGATCATCGGTTTCTGCCTGCTGGTGCTGTGGTCCGCCTGGCGCATGTGGCAGGGCTCCAGCCAGCCGCGCGTATGCGACAAGGCAACCCGCAACGGACCGCTGCTGGGCGTGGGGCTGGCGGTGGGAATGCTGTCCGGCCTGATGGGCGTGGGCGGTGGTTTCCTGATCGTGCCGGGGCTGCTGTGGTTCACGCCGCTGTCGATGCTGGCGGCCACCGCGACGTCGATGGCGGTAATCGCGCTGGTGTCAGGCGGCGGCTTCCTGCTCTACCTCACCCACGCACAGCCGCCGCTGCCCTTGCTGGCTTGCCTGGCGGCGGGGGGCGCACTCGGCGTGCTGTTCGGCAATCGCCTGGCGGTGCGCCTGGGCGGCGCGACGCTGCAGCGCCTGTTCGCGCTGATGCTGGTGGCGGTCAGCCTGTCGCTGGCCGCACAGAAACTGATCAGCTGACGCTTAGAACTCTTCTTCCTCGGCGCCGGTGCCCGGCGTCTCGAACAGCTCGGCCGCGCGCAGCAGCCCGGCGAGGATCGCGTGCTGCTCCCATTCCGGCAGCCCGGCGAAGCGCTCCAGCGCGTGCTCGGGCAAGAGCGCCGGGCTGTGCCTGAGCGCGAGGTGCCCATCGGGTTCCAGGCGGAGCCAGTGCTTGCGGCGGTCATCGTCATCGCGCCGGCGCGTCAGCAGGCCTTTGCTTTCCAGTCGGGCGAGAGCGCTGGAAAGCGACGACTGGGATAGCGCCACATGCCGCGCCAACTGACCGGCGGTTATCTCGCCCTCCAGCGCCACCACCTGCAGGATCAGCAGTTGCAGCGGCGTCAGTTCGCCATCCCGGCCCAGGCTCTTGGAATGCACTTCCGCCGCCTGTTGCAGGCGCCGCAAGGCCTGCAACATGGAGAGTGCATGGGCGTTGCGCATCGAAGTCTTGCTGTCAGCCATCTTCCGTCCTCCGCCCGCTTCGTCACTTTTCCTCAATGAAATCAAATAGAACTCTCGCCGGATCGACGGGTCATCCCCTAAGGCGTCCGTGAGGCGCCACCCACTTCATCCCCAACGGAGTACCGGTAAGGACATGTGCGGAATAGCAGGCGAGTTACGTTTCGATAAACAGGCTGCGGACCTTGCCGCAGTCGAACGCATCACCCATCACCTCGCACCGCGAGGCCCCGACGCCTGGGGTTTCCATAGCGAAGGTCCCTT includes these proteins:
- a CDS encoding sulfite exporter TauE/SafE family protein, producing the protein MDALLIESSAIGLILGLLLGLTGAGGSLVALPLLLSLHLPLHDAIGVSLGAVALSAAIGAVPRARQGQVAWKPLFWLVITGWPGNAIGQWLGKFVPDAWLIIGFCLLVLWSAWRMWQGSSQPRVCDKATRNGPLLGVGLAVGMLSGLMGVGGGFLIVPGLLWFTPLSMLAATATSMAVIALVSGGGFLLYLTHAQPPLPLLACLAAGGALGVLFGNRLAVRLGGATLQRLFALMLVAVSLSLAAQKLIS
- a CDS encoding MarR family winged helix-turn-helix transcriptional regulator, which translates into the protein MADSKTSMRNAHALSMLQALRRLQQAAEVHSKSLGRDGELTPLQLLILQVVALEGEITAGQLARHVALSQSSLSSALARLESKGLLTRRRDDDDRRKHWLRLEPDGHLALRHSPALLPEHALERFAGLPEWEQHAILAGLLRAAELFETPGTGAEEEEF